The following nucleotide sequence is from Bradyrhizobium roseum.
CAGTGCCCTTACATCATCGTGGCGCACCAAACGGCCAGGTCCGTATGCCTTCACCGAACCCAATATCTTTACAGTCCCGATACCTTTCCTTATCGCAATCACGTCTCGACCATCATCGCCCGAGCGTGGTGTCAGAATTACTTCATCATAGCCCTCCGCTTTGAAGGCGCCCGCGATGATTTCTTCCCATTTTTCCGGTGGGATTTCGTGCGCGTGATCCCAGTTTTTCTCCAGGTGCTTGACGATCGCTTGCCACGAGAGGGTTATTGTTTGAATGCTGAGGCCATCGGCGACAGTGGATTCGGGCACGATGAGCGCTGACATAACAAGCGTGGAAACCGGCTTCTCGGCGGCTTCTGCTTCAGGTTCAATTGTGCTCGCTGAACCATGATGAGGGACTTTAAGGAGAAACTCCCTTAATCCGGGATCGTAAACACCTTGTAGACCGTCTAGTACCCCTGTGGTTAGCAAGGCCGAAGGCTTGATGTCTGTATGAAGAGCGAAGCTTCCCTGCGTATGGATGTCTCGCGTTCGCTTGAGTAGTTGAACGGCCACCTCGCGGCGAATCTGCTCCGTTTTCGAAGTCCGACCAAAGCTCTCCACCAACTCTTCAAGCTGTCGAGCTAACTCTGGCGAGACATCGATGTTCAACCGAATTTTCGGCTTATCGGCCATAAATCGCGTTACCTAGAGTGCGGACGGGATCAAGCAAGATACCGTAATACCACTGTCCGCCGGCATCAAACGCGAAGAGCTTCTCCGCAAAGAGGTCTGCCCGTGATCAAATTTTCAATGGGGGACAAAGCGCTAGATCCCCGCAATCTCAAGGATGCTGTGATGGCATCAGTACTAGAGAGTATCCGCAATCAAATTCGCGAAAAGGTCGGCAACATTCGCGATCCAGACACAGGCGAATTCCCGACTATCGTCATTCGCGGCAACAGTCTTGACGACCTGAAAATCCAAGTCGAGGGCTCGCCAGCCCTTGTTGCGCTAGTCAACGCACGGCTGGGTCTCGAATCAGCGGGCGAACTTGGCGCGACGCCAGAGAGCCAGCCGCACGTCTTCATCAGTTATACATCCGAAGACATCGATATCGCGCAGCGTGTCGCGGAAGCGCTTCAGGGCGCTGGCATCGAAGTGTGGTGGGACAAGTGGTGCATCTCGTCCGGTGATAGCCTGCGGCAGAAAATCGACGAGGGAATTGGAGGCTGCACGCATTTTCTCGTCTTGCTCACACCACGTTCTATCAACAAGCCTTGGGTTAACCAGGAAATGGACGCGGGCCTCATTCGCAAGCTGAATGACCAATGCCGCTTTCTTCCCGTTCGTCACGAACTGCCGCCGTCCGAACTGCCGCCATTGCTTTCGGGTATTGCGTCCGCGTCGGTTGCGACCGATGCCGATGTTGCGCAGTTGATCAATGATATCTACGCACTGACGCGCAAACCGCCGCGAGGGCCCGCGCCCCCAGTCGTGCAAAACAGCAAGGCATCGCAGACCGTATATTCTGCTGCGGCCAACGCTATTGCGCGATACTTCGTGGAAAGATCTGAGAACGGGTTATTCGGCGACCCAATTTGCGAAGTCGATGAACTGGTCAAGGAAGTTGGGCTCAGTGTCGAAGATACCGAAGACGCCATCCACGAGCTCTCCGGTTTTCTCCGGCTTTCGACCGGTCACGTTCTGGTAGAAGGGGCGCTGTTTGCCGAGTTCGATCGCTACTGGAAGCCGTGGAATACGGCCGACGATGCACTTCGGTTGGCGGCGGACATCCTGAGCGACCCCAAGTTTCCCGATCCCTGCGAAGAAATCGCACAGCTGTATCAGTGGGAGCCGCGACGTCTGAACTCGACCGCCTATTATTTGTTGGAGAGGTCTCTCATTGTCGACTATCAGGGCATCGGTACAGCGCCGTGGGCCGTTTTCAGAATTGTCGGCAACCAAAACATGCGCCGTTTCGTGAAGAGCCGTCAGTGATGACAGGGCGTCACGATTGGGTAGTTGGAATTATTGTCTGCTAGGCAATTGACTGGCCGGAAAACCAGTAAGGCTCTCTAAATTAGTGTGGCGAAAGCTATGGAGAATTCAGGCAGAGGCGGCGAACCTCGGACCCTACCCGCTGCTGCAGATCGTCGGGATACCGGCCGTCCTTCTCAAAGGCGACCATATCGGCGCGCGTGAGCTTGGCCGCAAAATTGGTCGCGAAGCACTCGCACTGACTTGCCGCGCGGGCCGGCAGTTTTCCGTCGAAGCCGACCGTCTTGAGGGCTTCCGCTTTGCAGGCCTGTTCGAAGCCAGGGCGGACCACCTCGCTTTTGAAACGCTCCAGCTCGGCCTCTGAAAGCGCCGAGATGTTGAACGTCTTCGTCGACGGATACGCTGCCTTGTGCCAATCGAAATTGGCGTCCCACACATAATACGCGCCCATCACCGCGAGGACGAGGAAACCGAGCTGACCGATGAGGGGAACACAGGAGAAGAAGAGAACGGCGATAAGCGCACCAAACCAGGACCATCCCAAGAGGTGCATCACGGCGATGACGTTGAGTGGCAGCGACAGCAACGCGAAGACGCTGATCATCAGGCCGAACGTCGAGCCAAGCAGGCTGGTGATCACACCGAGAACCGCCTCACCAATACCTCGCCGTTTCGGCGGCGCAGGATATCGCAGCACGTCTTGCGTCGGTGAGCCTGCATAGGGGGGCGGCTCGGGTCGAGGTGCCGGCGCCGGTCGAGGCGTGACGGGCGCCGGCGTCGGTGTGACAGGACGGGGCTGTTGCGGTGCGGGCGCTGGCCGTGGAGCTGGTGCGGGCGCTGGTGGCGAGACCGGGCGCGCCGGCTGCGGGCTGGGAGGTGCGTCCTTCTCCACCTCAGGGTAAAGCGGCTCAAAGGGGGCCGGCGTAGGAGCTGCGGGCGGCGGCGTTCGGGGCCTTGCGGGAGGCGGGGCCCTTGGCGGGGCCGGCTCATCGCAAACATGCTGCTGGTCGCCCTCAAAGGCTACCCACTTGCCGTGCGGCATTTGCCGCAGGTTAATCCTGCGCCCGCAATGCCTGCACAGTCTGGTGTAACTGGACATCGCTCCCCTGCTCAGCCGGGAGTACCACCGATGGTAGCAGCGCTTCAAGTTGTTGTGATAATATGTAGGGCTGCTGCAGGGAGGCATTTCTCGGTGTCGCGCCAATATGCGAGTTGGTCGATTGCGCAACTCGAAGAGGAATTTGAACGCGCCCAAGATGGCGGTGACAGAGCGGTAATAGAAAGAGTGGTCAACGAACTCGGCTTCCGCACCACCGCGAAGGCTCGTTCGCTGCTTCAGGCAGCGCAAAGATTCTTGGGCGTTTCCGAGCAGCCGCGCAGCGAACCGCGGGGCGCGCCGAAAACGCCACCGAACGCAAAGACGGGCCCAGCGCCAAAGCCACCTCCCGCTGCGAAGGGCAAGCCATCGCGCAAGCCGACAGCGGAGCAGCAGCAAGCCATTGATCAGTTTCAGCGCGGCGGCTCGGTGAAGATCAACGCCTACGCGGGTACCGGCAAGACCTCGACACTCGAATTCTTGGCGCACAGCACATCCAGGCGCGGTCAATACATCGCGTTCAACCGCGACATTGTCCGCGATGCCAAAGAGAAATTCCCCAACACCGTGAACTGCTCGACCAGCCACGGTCTCGCCTTTAGGGCGACGTCGTCAGCCTACCGAAGCAACTCGGAGAAGATGACCGGGAAGGTCAACGCCAATCAGCTTGCCGAGATGCTGAACCTGAAGCGGTGGAACGTCGACGGCCGGCACGTCCTGCAGCCGAGGTCGCAGGGATATCTCATCCTTGATACGCTCCGCCGCTACATGCAGAGCGCCGACGCCGAACTAGGCGCGCATCACGTTCCCCGGCACGGCTCACTGCTCGCGGCCCCCGGCGCCACGATGCGGGCCGTGACCGAGTTCGCCCTCCACGGCGCAAAGCACGTGTGGGGCCGCATGAGGGGTGAAACCGATCCCATGCCGCTCGGCCACGACGGCTACTTGAAATTGTGGGCCCTCAGCAATCCTGCGATTGCCGCCGATTTTATTCTCCTCGACGAGGCGCAAGACACCAACCCGGTTGTGCTGGACGTGCTCCGGAAGCAACCTGCCCAGATGATCTACGTGGGCGACAAGTACCAGCAAATCTACGAGTGGCGCGGCGCTGTGAACGCGATGGAGAAGATCGAGACCCAGGGGGAGACCTACCTCACCACCTCGTTCCGCTTCGGCCCTGCCATCGCGGAATGGGCCTCGAAGCTTCTGGCTCTTCTCGGCGAAAAGCGTCCGCTCAGGGGGAACGTGGCGGTCATGAGCCGGGTCGGAAGCGTTGAGCCGCAGACCATCCTGGCGCGCACCAATGCCTCCACCATTTCGGCAATCATCGAGTGCCTGGATGAAGGCAAGAAACCCCACCTGGTCGGCGGCACCGATGAGGTGATGGACATGCTGCGCGGCGTACAGGATCTCAAGGAAGGCAAGCAGAGCACTGTCCCAGATTTCTTCGGGTTCGACAAATGGAAGCAGGTTGTTGAATTCGCCAAGAGCGGCGAGGGAGACCACCTGTTGTCATTCGTCAACCTGGTCGAAGCGCGCGGCGAGCGTCAACTGATGTGGGCCCTCAACCGAACCGTTGACGAAGAGCGAAGCGACCTGACCATCTCGACCGCCCACAAAGCAAAGGGTCGCGAATGGAGCACTGTCCGGCTCATGGATGATTTTCTGCGCAGTCAGCCGGGAAAGCCGAACACCAGCCCCGATCCGGCCGAGGTACGGCTTTTCTACGTTGCCCTTACGCGCGCAAAGGAAGCCGTTGAGCTCCCGTCGGTTGTCTTGTCGTTGATCAGATGATTGTAAACACCAGCATCGACTGTTCACTTGGGCCCTTCCCATCGAATTTTTCTGCTTGCTCGTGTCTGGAATCCCGTCATTTAGCTGGATTGTTCCCTGGCGCTACGATCTGACAAAGCCATCTCGTCCGCTCGTTTTACAATTCAGGAACCGACTCGCTCGATGAGTGGGCCGTCTTCGCCAATGGCGCGGAAACGGTAGAAGCGAACGCTGTTCTGCAAATAGTTGAATTTCTGGCGCGCGAGCTGGAAGAGCTTTTCGTCGCACGTCGAGATTATGAATTGTCGAGCGCCGAAGTCTGACTTGAGCAAACCCATGATCAGATCCAGCAGTGCGTACGTATTCAGATCGTCGAAATGCGTGACGGGATCATCGAGAAAGACCGGTGCCAAGGATGACCAGTTCTGACCGCTGCAAGCCGTGAGAAAGAGCCCGAGCTGCAGCGTCTGCTTTTGCGATTCGCTGAAATAGTCGACGGGCCGCAGATCGACGCCGTGCCGCTTAACCGTGACAGAAATCTCGGACCTGCGACTACTGATCTCGACGTCGTCGAAGCCGTAGACTGATCGAAGCCGACGCTGAATGACTGAGGTCCTCGGGCCGTACTGGCGCGTGAAGTTGGCGATGGCTGCAGCCTGTTCGTCGGATAAAATCTTCTCGATCGCAGCGAAGTAATCACGCCAGGGTTTTCGAGCGGCACGCGACGCCTTCTTCTCGGCGATGAGCTTTTCTTTCTCCGCTACGCCTGCTTCAAGCCGAGCAAGCGCGGCCGCCGTCGTCGCAGCATCGAGGCCGATTTCGGCACTTGCAACACGTTGGAGCAGGGCGCGCAGGCGGGCAAGCGCTTGGGTTTCGTCTCCCAGCTTGCTGATTAATTCCTGCTCGTCGGAATCTTCCGGTAAATCGGCATTGGCAAGTCGCGCAATGATCGCCTTCCTTGCCTGCTCGTTCTCGTTTGCGCGCCTGCGAAGGACCGGGAGTTCGCCTGCAAGCTCGGCGAGAGCGCGTGACTCCGCATCGAGCAGCCCCTGTAGCCTTGTCTGTTCCTGTGTTGAGGCATCGTGAGATTTGCGAAGCTCATCGAGCTGCCCCGAGCGACCTCGTTCCGCTTCATTCAATTCGTCATCGCTCGAATCCAACGTCACGCCACTCAAGCGCGGGTCGCTACGTAATGTCGTGAGCTCCTTGCGGATTCGCTCCAGCTCCGAAATCACCGCAGTCCTCGTCGACTCCTGCTGTGAAATCGACTTGGTGAGCGCGTCAACGGCACCCTTTGCCGCATCAGCAGCATCCGCAACCAACTTCACGGCAGAATTGCTATCTTCGATCTCCTTGCGTGCTTCGGTGGAGTTGGCCGCGATCTGTCGGGTCAATGCAGCCAGACCTGCAGATGCATCCAGACCGAGGCCATTTGCAGCGCTCGCCCAGAGATTAATCTCGCGATCACGTGCGATGCGATCGTTCGCGAGTTGGCCTAACTGCGCTTGGGTGGACTTTTGCGCCTCACGATTTCCTGCGAGCTGGCGGGTGATTTCCTGGATACGCTGCCGCAGCCCGGCAAGTTCGGTGCGTGCCGTTCCCGCGCTGTCGAGCGTCATCTGCTCCTGAATGTGACGGACCAGCGCATCCTGGCTACCGTG
It contains:
- a CDS encoding toll/interleukin-1 receptor domain-containing protein, whose amino-acid sequence is MIKFSMGDKALDPRNLKDAVMASVLESIRNQIREKVGNIRDPDTGEFPTIVIRGNSLDDLKIQVEGSPALVALVNARLGLESAGELGATPESQPHVFISYTSEDIDIAQRVAEALQGAGIEVWWDKWCISSGDSLRQKIDEGIGGCTHFLVLLTPRSINKPWVNQEMDAGLIRKLNDQCRFLPVRHELPPSELPPLLSGIASASVATDADVAQLINDIYALTRKPPRGPAPPVVQNSKASQTVYSAAANAIARYFVERSENGLFGDPICEVDELVKEVGLSVEDTEDAIHELSGFLRLSTGHVLVEGALFAEFDRYWKPWNTADDALRLAADILSDPKFPDPCEEIAQLYQWEPRRLNSTAYYLLERSLIVDYQGIGTAPWAVFRIVGNQNMRRFVKSRQ
- a CDS encoding restriction endonuclease; the encoded protein is MADKPKIRLNIDVSPELARQLEELVESFGRTSKTEQIRREVAVQLLKRTRDIHTQGSFALHTDIKPSALLTTGVLDGLQGVYDPGLREFLLKVPHHGSASTIEPEAEAAEKPVSTLVMSALIVPESTVADGLSIQTITLSWQAIVKHLEKNWDHAHEIPPEKWEEIIAGAFKAEGYDEVILTPRSGDDGRDVIAIRKGIGTVKILGSVKAYGPGRLVRHDDVRALVGVLAMEPDSSKGILTTTSDFAPKIYTNPKYAALMPTRLELVNGKQLQEWLVRLAKKSP
- a CDS encoding UvrD-helicase domain-containing protein, which encodes MVAALQVVVIICRAAAGRHFSVSRQYASWSIAQLEEEFERAQDGGDRAVIERVVNELGFRTTAKARSLLQAAQRFLGVSEQPRSEPRGAPKTPPNAKTGPAPKPPPAAKGKPSRKPTAEQQQAIDQFQRGGSVKINAYAGTGKTSTLEFLAHSTSRRGQYIAFNRDIVRDAKEKFPNTVNCSTSHGLAFRATSSAYRSNSEKMTGKVNANQLAEMLNLKRWNVDGRHVLQPRSQGYLILDTLRRYMQSADAELGAHHVPRHGSLLAAPGATMRAVTEFALHGAKHVWGRMRGETDPMPLGHDGYLKLWALSNPAIAADFILLDEAQDTNPVVLDVLRKQPAQMIYVGDKYQQIYEWRGAVNAMEKIETQGETYLTTSFRFGPAIAEWASKLLALLGEKRPLRGNVAVMSRVGSVEPQTILARTNASTISAIIECLDEGKKPHLVGGTDEVMDMLRGVQDLKEGKQSTVPDFFGFDKWKQVVEFAKSGEGDHLLSFVNLVEARGERQLMWALNRTVDEERSDLTISTAHKAKGREWSTVRLMDDFLRSQPGKPNTSPDPAEVRLFYVALTRAKEAVELPSVVLSLIR